A region of the Ranitomeya imitator isolate aRanImi1 chromosome 5, aRanImi1.pri, whole genome shotgun sequence genome:
AAAATTATAATTCGTGGCACGTTCCCTATAAATCCGTCTGAGTCACACAAGGAATAATGGGGAAATTCCACCCTTTAATCATAACTAATGCAGTATTCTATGGGGTGGGAATCCTTCATCTATTCTGTTACATATTCTACACATCAACAAGTCAAAACATGTTAGTGTaattaaaataacaagcaaaccACAGTGGTTTCCTTGGAGAACAGCATCATTAAATAACACATGAAATCTCTTTTATACAGCATAACTGACCGGACTTGGCATACAATGCACCCGGACTCAGAAAGCATCaccaggaaggtgcagataaaaagtaagaaaaaaaattactCACCTTTCTGCTCGTAAGTGGCCGATTTATTTGTCTGTTTCTTGGAAACATCAATCGAAGTAGTTCGGATGGGAGTAGTTGTTgtccagtccctgtatagcatgaaAAGTTTACTGTGGGTGCTACCAGCCCACTGGAATTGATGTCCAAGGCTGGATTAGAGGTGTTGTGATGAATGAGATCAGGGAATTAAGAGACAGCACACATCGGGTCTAGCAAATTATTCTGCTTTAACGGAATGCGAGCGGGGGTTAAATACACCCCTGATCAGAGAAGGCTTTATTCCAAAAAGCAAGCAACTGTTTCCTGGCTGGAATTTACACATTGATCTGTTTAGGTGTCTGGCTATGACGAGGTTTCTCAGGCACTTGCAATGTGTAGGGGGATCTGTGTAGAGATGTTACGTGATCGATTTAGAGCATAAAACGGAGACTGAGAAGACACAATGGAGCCCGATTTCCCACAATACATACACGTCTGCTCCAGACATCGGACAAGAATAATGGCCGCTACAATGGTTATGACTCACACCACTGGCTCATGTGGAGAATCTGATGTGTGTACCGGCACACCGGCTCTTCACGGTGCACAGGAACAGCACACGTACCTATAGAGCGCTCGTCTGAACGAGCCCTGGGGAAACTAATCACGGAGCCGGTAGGAGGACGGACACTCAGCTTATTACAAAGGAAGAAGACAGAATGCAGCAGACATGGAGAAAGTCTTCAAAGCTTTATTCCATAATGATTACAATATTGTTCTAATATCCATGATGGGGAGTGGGAAGGTTcaccctgacgcgtttctggcggacCGCCCTTCGAGTGTATCAGGGAATCATGGTATATACGATTTAAAGCAACCAACCATCAATTATGAGAATCACAGAAAACCACGTGGACATAGAAATTATAAGAATGTAACAATATGCAATTAATACAGCGCTATATGGAACACGGGACAAGCTCATAATTAGAGAACAATATCAATACTACACGTCAGTAATTACACATAGTATCGTTTCTATAAGTCATTCCTATGGGTCGCTTCGTGTCCAACCTAATCACGGACGCCTTCCTCAGTAacagtttttccaccagtctcctccTCTATCTGGACGATTAACTCAATTCCAAAGAATGTGAGACTTTGAATGTTCCCATTATGTGTCTCCAGAAAATGTCTGGTTACCGAATGTGTCCTGTTGTTACTGGTAAAGTTTGTAGATGCTCCAATATTCTTTTTTCAGTTTTCAGCTCGTACATCCCACAAAGAATTGCATTGTACAGTATACAACATAATTGGTGTTACAATTAATAAGGGAATTCATAGTCCAGATGTCATTGATTGATTTTGTGTCTTCTGTGGAAATTGACACGTTACATTTAGTGCCTGCAGACTTGAGAAACCTTTGATGGAAAGCCAAGCTGTTCTAAACTGTTCCCGATACATACTGGGGGACGGCATATTACCAAGGGGACGGCCTCTATTAGAGACTCAATAAATCAAGAGGAGGTGAGAGCTGCGGCTGGCCGAACACTTCCTACTATTTACTtatgtccgaaggcggggacagtgaagccGGTGCTGATTGAGCGCAGAGCTCATGTGATGTAACAACTTCACCTGAGCCCAGGACCGAGAGCGCAGACACCGCTGAAATGTCACTGACATGGGAGGTAGGTATAAATGTTATTTTAATGGGGGtagcaaacattcagattgagatggTGTTGTCCTGctagtggaaaactcctttaattgtCTACACATAACAATTGTAACTATCAAAAAAAActaacaaattatatatatatatatatatatatatatatatactctgtgtaAAACTAGAAAAAATGTTGTAAATATTCGTAACAATGATTCATATTAAACAGCTCCCTCCCTGCATGCGACTTCTCTGATGACTATGAAGTTTGTCTTCTCTaataaagcattttccacattcggAGCATGAGTACGGCTTCTCTACTGTGTAACTTCTCTGGTGTTTAACCTGAAAGGATTCGTTTAAAGAAACATTgtccacactctgaacatgaatttTCTTATGTCTGAGAAGACTTGATTCATATATAAAAGAGATCCCACATTCGTTACATGTATATGGATTTTCTCCAGTGTGATCTCTTTGATGAGACCTTAGCAGGGCTTCAGAattaaagcattttccacattctgagcatgagtaCGGCTTCTCTACTGTGTAACTTCTCTGGTGTTTAACCTGAAAAGATTTGTTTGAAGAAACAGTCTCCACACTCTGAGCATGAATTTTCTTATGTCTGAGAAGACTTGATTCATATATAAAACAGATCCCACATTCGCTACATGTAACTGGATTCTCTCCAGTGTGATCGTTTTGATGAGAACTTAGCAGAGCTTCagtattaaaacattttccacattctgagcatgaatacgGCTTTTCTTCTGTGTGAGTTTTCACATGAGTAATAAGACTTGATCTATGCATAAAGAattttccacattcagaacatgaatacggcttctttcCTGTGTGACCTCTCTCATGTACAATAAGACTTGATTTATATTTAAAACCTTTCTGACATACAGAACATGAATAAGGcctctctcctgtatgaattctctcatGTACAGTAAGACTTGATTTTGCtgcaaaacatttaccacattctgaacatgaatacggcttctctcctgtatgagttATCTTATGAGCTAAAACATTTGATTTTGTATTAtaccatttcccacattccgaacatgaatacagcttctctcctgtgtgaacactTTTATGCTTATTAAGAGCCGATTTCCttcgaaaacatttcccacattctgaacaagcatACGGCTTtactcctgtgtgaattttctcatgTATATTAAGATGTGTTTTATGTGCAAAATGTTTCTGGCatactgaacatgaaaacggcttctctactgtgtgaattctcttatgtTTAGTAAGAAGATTTTTgcctgaaaaacatttcccacattctgaacataaatatggcttctctcctgtgtgaattcgttCATGGTTAACAAGATCTGATTTACAATTATAaccttttccacattctgaacatgaaaacggcttcactcctgtgtgaattctctcatgattAATAAGAATAACTTTGAgtgaaaaacattttccacattctgaacatgagtacggcttctctcctgtgtgaattctctcatgtctaacaaaATCGGATTTACttaaaaaacattttccacattctgaacatgaaaactgcCTTTTTCCTTTGTGAATTCTCTCATGATTAACAAGGGTAGATTTTTGtgaaaaacatttaccacattctgaacatgaatacggcttctctctcaTATGACTTCTCCTATATTTAACAAGATGTTCTTGATGTACATTAAGGGTAATGTGGTTTTCTCCTGAGGACTGACACATGATATCTTCATCTTTAACATTAAATTCTAGAGATAACAAAACTTTTCCTCCAGGACGATCACTTGCATTTTCTGTTAGAAATAAAAACAGATTTCATGATTTTTTATAATTCCAACTTTAAATGTAAAGGTCCATCCATATTCCACCTCTGATCCAGGTTGAAGGCTCTAGAAGAAATGCTATGGAATCCATTGCACattaggggcaaataccccaattaTCAGGGGGAAGAGAAGATGCGGAATACGGGATCCTCCAATGGTTGTTGCTTCCCCAGTAACTGTGTCTGAGATGTTCTCATCAGTCACGAGAGGTAGCACAAAAGAGAGCGCTGGACTTCCAGACCACATCCCAAAGTAAACCTGCTTTGCTTCTATGATCATCAGTGTACACTCAGACACTGGCAAATTTATGTTCCAACCAAATAATAATTATACTAACGGGCAATTGTAAACACATATATGCATGGCCTGGGACAGTAGTGAGGCTGTATTATATCTGCCAGTGGTGACCACAGAAATAACTGAAGTCTCCTCTTACCTGGTGATACAAGAGGCCGATGCTCCTCCACCACAACGTCCTTATACTGCTCCCAGTGTCCTTCTATAtaatcccactcctccatggagaaatagagagTGACGTCCTGACACCTGAGAGGAACCTGAAAACCAATGAGACCgacattacccagaatcctcccgtgtatactgtataatctcccagcagtctcctctccgctaatcacccagaatcctccagtgtacagtcatggccaaaagtattgacacccctgcaattctgtcggataatactcagtttcttcctgaaaatgattgcaaacacaaattatttggtattattatcttcatttaatgtgtcttaaatgaagaaacacaaaaagaattgtcctaaagccaaattggatataattccacaccaaacataaaaaagggggtggacaaaagtattggcactgttggaaaaatcatgtgatgcttcggtaattagtgtaattaacagcacctgtaacttacctgtggcacctaacaggtgttggcaataactaaatcacacttgcagccagttgacatggattaaagtggactcaacctctgtcctgtgtccttgtgtgaaccacattgagcatggagaaaagaaagaagaccaaagaactgtctgaggacttgagaaaccaaattgtgaggaagcatgagcaatttcaaggctacaagtccatctccaaagacctgaatgttcctgtatctaccgtgcacagtgtcatcaagaagtgtaaagcccatggcactgtggctaacctccctagatgtggacggaaaagaaaaattgacaagagattttaacgcaagattgtgcggatgttggataaagaacctcgactaacatccaaacaagttcaagctgccctgcagtccgagggtacaacagtgtcaacccgtactatccatcggcgtctgaatgaaaagggactgtatggtaggagacccaggaagaccccacttcttaccccgagacataaaaaagccaggctggagtttgccaaaacttacctgaaaaagcctaaaacgttttggaagaatgttctctggtcagatgagacaaaagtagagctttttgggcaaaggcatcaacatagcgtttacaggagaaaaaaagaggcattcaaagaaaagaacacagtccctacagtcaaacatggtggaggttccctgatgttatggggttgctttgctgcctctggcactggactgcttgaccgtgtgcatggcattatgaagtctgaagactacctacaaattttgcagcataatgtagggcccagtgtgagaaagctgggtctccttcagaggtcatgggtcttccagcaggacaatgacccaaaacacacttcaaaaagcactagaaaatggtttgagagaaagcactggagacttctaaggtggccagcaatgagaccAGAAAAAACCTAAACAAAAATGCCCTCTCGGCCAACAGGGAGCGTACCTCTAGGCCTGAACATATGAACCTAAAAAAACCAACACCAGACCCAAACGTAGAGCCTAAATCCACAGAATAATAAAGGGACAGGTCATAGACCTAAGGTCTGTGCTAGAAAGTAGAGGTACTCAAAAAAATAAATTGCTAATATAAATTTATTAAAGTATCAAATATACAACAGGTAATAAT
Encoded here:
- the LOC138638922 gene encoding zinc finger protein 665-like, which produces MDEDENNISRRIIDFTLEIISLLSGEDYTIEKTLGDCVTPIIHLHVSGRRSRSESPITEAPHSPMSEKNVLDLINEITELLTGEVPVRCQDAAVYFSMEEWEYMEGQKDQYQDVRMKNDPTRSDQDKSNMTARILLLALEIIDLLKGKEQTVVKKTSGDRVTPGMSGGRSKIQNPNTEPLHSPTPEKKVLELANKITELLTGEVPLRCQDVTLYFSMEEWDYIEGHWEQYKDVVVEEHRPLVSPENASDRPGGKVLLSLEFNVKDEDIMCQSSGENHITLNVHQEHLVKYRRSHMREKPYSCSECGKCFSQKSTLVNHERIHKGKRQFSCSECGKCFLSKSDFVRHERIHTGEKPYSCSECGKCFSLKVILINHERIHTGVKPFSCSECGKGYNCKSDLVNHERIHTGEKPYLCSECGKCFSGKNLLTKHKRIHTVEKPFSCSVCQKHFAHKTHLNIHEKIHTGVKPYACSECGKCFRRKSALNKHKSVHTGEKLYSCSECGKWYNTKSNVLAHKITHTGEKPYSCSECGKCFAAKSSLTVHERIHTGERPYSCSVCQKGFKYKSSLIVHERGHTGKKPYSCSECGKFFMHRSSLITHVKTHTEEKPYSCSECGKCFNTEALLSSHQNDHTGENPVTCSECGICFIYESSLLRHKKIHAQSVETVSSNKSFQVKHQRSYTVEKPYSCSECGKCFNSEALLRSHQRDHTGENPYTCNECGISFIYESSLLRHKKIHVQSVDNVSLNESFQVKHQRSYTVEKPYSCSECGKCFIREDKLHSHQRSRMQGGSCLI